The nucleotide window GCCACATACAGATTTCTTTGTTCATCGGGATTTTCTTTTCTGTATTCTTCAATAGCTTTTCTCACAAGCCCTGCAGCGGCTTTATTCATCTCGAAAACTTTATCTTCCAGATCGTAATCTCTTAAAACAATATCCAATGCTCCGAAAGTGTTTGTTTCAATAATATCACTTCCGGATTCAAGGTACATTTTATGTATGTTTTTAATGACATCAGGCTTGGTAAGTACAAGATAATCATTACATCCTTCGTATTTTTCTCCCCCGAAATCTTCAGCAGTCAGATTCTGCTTTTGTATCATTGTCCCCATTGCTCCGTCTAAAAGGACGATTTTATCATTCAGATCTTTTTTTAGTTCGTAAAATGAATCTTTATATTTTATATTGTTAGGCATTAGTTATTTCCCTTCATCTTAGTATAAATCAAGTTTTATTATTTTATCATAAATCTTATAGTATGTATATACAAAAGTTTGTATTTAATTATAGAAAATATAAATATACTGATAAATGATTATTATGTTTTAAGAAAATTTTCTATATGTTTTTAACAGTTCGAGGCAAATATTTTATACTTTTTTCTTTTATCTGTTTAATATGTTCGGGAGTAGTACCGCAACATCCTCCGACAATATTCAGACAGCTGTTTTTGAAAAGAAACTCTATTTCCGATGCGAGTATGTCGGGAGTTTTTCCATACTTGCCGTTTTTATCGGGAAGCCCTGCATTCGGGTAAAATGAAGTATAAACATTTGAAATATTATTTAATGTTTTTATAAATTTTCCGAAAAATTCTCCGCCTACGGCACAGTTAAATCCTATGGAAAGGGGGTTCATGCTGCATGCTGTATTATAAATCTCATGTATAGTCTGTCCTGCGAAAGTAGTGCCGGTATTTTTAAGAGTAAATGAAAGCATTAAAGGCACATAATAATATTCTTTCATAGCTTTTTGAATCCCCAAATAAGCAGCTTTCAGACTTTCCGTGTCAAGTATAGTTTCAAGCAGAATAATATCAACGTTCCCGGCAAGGAGTCCCGAAACAGAAACATAATAAGCATGGGCAAGTTCCTCAAAAGTTATATTGCCTGAACTTAAAGATTTATTTGACGGTCCCGATGCTCCTGCAACATAAAGATTTCGCTTTTCATCGGGGTTTTCTTTCCTGTATTCTTCAATAGCTTTTTTTACAAGTAAAGCAGCGGATTTATTTATTTCAAAGGCACTATTTTCAAGTCCGTAATCTTTCAAAGTAATATCCAATGCACCGAAAGTATTTGTCTCAATAATATCACTACCTGCTTTTAAGTACATTTTATGTATACTTTTAATCATTTCAGGCTTTGTAAGTACAAGATAATCAATACATCTGTCATATTTTTTCTCTTTGAAACTGTCGGAATTTAATACCATTGTCCCCATTGCTCCGTCTAAAAGAACTATTTTACTTTCCAAATCTTTTTTCAGTTGATAAAATGAATTTTTATATTTTATATTATCAGGCATTAAATTATTTTCCTTCCGAACTAAAAGTTAATTTCTAATTATTTTATCACAAAATTGGCGGTATGTATATGTAAAAGATTAGATTTAATTATAGATAATATCTGTTATTGTATAAATTATATATATAATAGAATGGAGATAACAAAAATATTATAAATACTAACTTGAAATATATAAATTAAATTTGTTTAACTTTTTTCAAAGGATAATTATATTGTAATTTTTTTAAATTACGAGTATACTACATATTATAAAAAATAAAAAACTAAAACACAATATATTGTGTTTTAGTGAAAGGATAAAATTAACATAAGATATAGAAAGGGAAATAGTAATGAGAAAATTAATTAAATTTGAAAAAGAAGATTGTAATCCTTGTGCAATGGTATCGGATTTGTTGGATAAAAGCGGAGTTGAATATGAAAAAGTAAATCCTTTCAACAATCCTGAGTTGGCAATGAAATATAAAGTGAGAACAGTACCTACTACAATACTTATTGAAAGTGATCAGGAAGTTAAAAGAACAATAGGCTTCAATCCTGAAGAATTAAGAGAAATAATAACGATGATTTAATAAAAACGGACTCTTTAAACGGGGACCGTTTTTGTTCCTCGTGTTTATTCTGTTTGATATTTTTTAACAGTAAAAATATCAGAACAGCAGAATTTTTAAGGTAAGTCCGTTATTTTTTTGGAAATTTTATAAAAAAGGAGCTGACATAATGTTTATATATTATGATTCCAAAACCGGAAATGTCCAAAGATTTGTAGATAAAATTAAAAAAGAAAGACCTGAATGGAATTATGTGAAAATATCCGAAGATATAGACATTGAAAATGAAGGACATTTACTAACATTTACTACAAAATTCGGGGAAGTTCCTGAAAAGACCGAAAAATTTATGACGAGAAATAATAATAAAGATTATATAAAATCCGTGAGTTCGAGCGGAAATATGAACTGGGGTACATTATTTGCTCTTGCAGCCGATAAAATATCGGAAAAATATAATATTCCTGTTTTAATGAAATTTGAATTGTCGGGAACTCATCCTCAAGTCGAATATTTAATAAACTATATTGAAAAAAATGATTAATTATAAAAAGGATTTTAGAAAAGAAAGGGTTATGAAAATGAATAAAGCTAAGAAATGGATATATTTAAACAATGAAATAATGGTAAAAGAAAATGGGGAATTTCAGCTTAACAAAGATAAAGAAGCCGTTTATTCTTATTTTGTCGATTATGTAAATAAAAATACGGTATTTTTCCATAATTTAAAAGAAAAAATGGATTATTTAATAGAAAATGATTATTACATAAATTTTTACGATATGTATAAGTTTGAAGAAATAAAGCAGGTTTTTGAACTTGTATATAATAAAAAGTTCAGATTTGCTTCTTTTATGAGTGCATCGAAATTTTATCAAAGTTACGCTTTGAGAGATGATTCGGGAGAAAAATTTCTTGAAAGATATGAGGACAGAATAGCGATAGTTTCCCTTTATCTTGCACAGGGAGATTTAAGCAAGGCTTTAGAATATGTGGAAATGCTTATTAATCAGGAATATCAGCCTGCCACTCCTACATTTTTAAATTCCGGGAAAAAGAGATCGGGAGAACTTGTGTCATGTTTCCTTGATGAAATGGGAGATAATCTTAGCGGTATAGGATATGCTTTTGACTCTGCGATGAAACTGTCTTCTATCGGAGGAGGAGTTTCCATAAATCTGTCTAAAATAAGAGCCAGAGGAGAATCGATAAAAGGTGTAGAAGGAAGAGCTTCGGGAGTATTGCCTATCATGAAAATAATGGAAGATATATTTTCCTATGCAAATCAGCTTGGACAGAGAGCAGGAGCGGGAGCTGTTTATTTGAATGTATTTCATTCGGATATAAATGAATTTCTCGACTGTAAAAAGATAAACGTGGATGAAAAAATAAGAATAAAATCTCTTTCTATCGGAGTAATAGTTCCTGATAAATTTATGGAACTGGCAAAAGAAGACGAGATTTGCTATACATTCAATCCGCATACTGTATTTTTAGAATACGGACAGTATCTGGACGAAATGGATATGAATGAAATGTACGAAAAATTAGTGGATAATCCTAATGTTAAAAAGAAAAAAATCAACGCGAGAGAACTGTTGATTAAAATTTCTCAAACTCAAAAAGAAAGCGGATATCCTTATTTATTCTTTAAAGATAATGCCAATAAAGAACATGCTTTGAAAGAAATCGGAAATGTAAAATTTTCCAACTTATGTACGGAAATAATGCAGCTTTCGGAAGTTTCCGATATAAATCCTTATTTTGAAGAAGATACGATAAGAAGAGGGATTTCGTGTAATCTGGGGTCGCTTAATATAGTTACCGTTATGGAAAACAACAGAATAAGAGAGGCGACAAGAGCAGCGATAGACTCGCTTACAACAGTGTCCGACCTTACGAATATAGACATTGTTCCGTCTATTAAAAAAGCTAACGAAGAGCTTCACAGTGTAGGTCTTGGGGCAATGAATCTGCACGGATTTTTAGCCAAAAACTTTATAATGTACGAAAGTAAAGAAGCCCTTGATTTTTGTAACGTATTTTTCATGATGATGAATTACTACTCGCTCGAAAGATCAATGGAAATAGCAAGAGAAAGAGGAGAAGTATTTAAAGACTTTGATAAATCCGAATATGCAAACGGAAATTATTTTAATAAATATATTGAAAAATCTTATTTCCCTCAAACAGAGAAAATAAAAGAATTATTTGACGGGATATATGTGCCGACTAAGGAAGACTGGGCAAGATTGAAAGAAGATGTTATGAAATACGGTGTTTACAATGCTTACAGAATGGCAATAGCTCCGAATCAGTCTACGTCTTATATTATGAACTCCACAGCCTCAGTAATGCCTATAGTTGATACGATAGAAGTCAGAGAATACGGGGACAGTACGACATTCTATCCGATGCCTTATTTGACAAATGACAATTATTTCTTCTATAAATCCGCATATGATATGGATCAGAAAAATATATTAAAACTTGTTTCTGTGATACAAAGACATGTGGATCAGGGAATATCGACTATATTATTTAATAAAAGTACGGACACTACGAGAGATTTGGCTAAATTGTATATTTACGGACATAGATTAGGCTTGAAATCCCTTTATTATACGAGAACGAGAAAGGCTACTATTGAGGAGTGTCTGTCGTGTTCTGTTTAGACCGTAAAACTACTTTTTCAAAGATGAAAAAGTAGCAAAAAATCTTTCCAACTCAAATTTTACAAAGAACCTACTTTTTAAAAAAAAGTAGCAAAAATTTACCAACCCAAATTTTACATACTCAAAAATGCACGTGAGCTATGAAAACAAAAAAGATGTTTTCATAACGCTCACTAACACATTTTTCACGTTGTAAAATTTGAATGTTGGGGAAAAAATCGAAAAATTGAATTATCAAAGTATAGAAAGAAGATCTAAGGTAGAAAGGATGATTGTTATATTGAACAACAATTTAGAAAAATTAGAATTGAAAGATATAGATGATATTATAAACGAAATAGATGAATTGTATAAAAGAGTAAATAAATTACCTTTATCTTTAAAAATATTTGTATCAGTATATATACTGTTATCATTGCTATTGATATTAAGTCATATTTATAATTTAAAATTTTTTTGGTATTTGATTATTGTATGGTCAATTTCTACTCTTATAGTAATTAGATGGTTGTATATTGCTAGAGATAAAAAAATAAAAGCTGAAATAAAACATTTTAATGAAGAAAAAAAATAGAAATAAACAGAGAAAAAGACTGGTTAAAAAAAGTTAATCTTATTTTGAAGGAAATAGTTAAAAAAAAATATATTATTTTAGATAGAAGTAACTATGAAATTTTAAAAAAAGAGCTGAAAGAAAAGAAAGTTGAGATAGAAAATAAATATGAAAAATTTATAGATAGATTTGTATTTATAATTTTTATAGGGATTTTATTTCAAATAACAAGTGCTTGGTGGGGAGGATTTTTCAGTAGTGGTGATAGAAAGGAATATTTTAATGGTACAATAATATATATTGTTTTTATAATAATGGTATCTATTCCAATAAGACAAATTCTTTGTGGATTTTCTCAGTTTTATAAATTAAAGATTGGTAGATTTGATAGAGCAAAAGAAATTTTGAAATGTCTTAAAGATAATAGTAAAATAAAAAGTACAAGTTACACAGGAAATCAAATAAAATATGAATTTTATGAGTTGGCAATCAAATATAATTGGGATTCATCCAAAATAAAAGAGATAATTAAAATAATGGATGATTTTTTAGGACAGTATTTATATACTATACAAAATAATTACGGTTACAAAAGTATAAGAAAAGCTTTTAGAAATATTGGTATAGAGAGTATAGAATTAGAATTGTTATTACTTTCGCTATATGAAACTAAATATAAAATAGTAGTGCAGAAGTATGTAAAAAGTTATCATAAAACTCATAATAAAGTACCAATCGCTTTTGAAAATATTTATAATGATTTGGAATTAACATAATTTAAAATAGAAAGTAGGTGTTATTTATAGAGGACAATACTTATAAGCAAATAACGGAAACAAAAGATAAGTATAAAAAGCAACAATATTGGAAAATTGCAGTCGGACTTAATCAAGTTGATGACTTAAAGCCGTCCGAAACTTTGAAAAAACTGGCATATGAAAATATAAATAACATCAAGACTTATATCGAAGTGGAAGATGAACTTTATAAGCATTATAATAAATTGGAAAAGATTAATAAGTCCGAGTACGAGTGTGATATTGTAAGTTTAAAAATTGTAAAATTGTTGGATGATACGAGTTTCACTTTGACGGTAAATACACTGAAAAATATTCATAAAGAATTATTTGAAAATGTAATAAATGAGAAATTTTGCGGAGAATTCAGAAAATACAATATACAAAAATTTGAAGATATTTTAAATGGAGACAGTGCAATTTACGGAAATTTTCAAACAATAGAGAAGGACTTATTTGATATTTTTGATTTATTAAATAAGAGAAAGTTTGATATAAATAATATAAAAGATATTATGGATTTATCTATAAATTGCATAACTGATATTTGGAATATTCATCCTTTTGTTGAAGGAAATACAAGAACTGCTACGATATTTACATTAAAATTATTGAAATATTTGGGAGTAGAAAATATTTCAAATGATTTATTTAAAGAAAATTCCAAATATTTTAGAGATTGTCTGGTTTTGTCTAATTATTCTGAATTGAATAGATATGGAGAGTTTGTAAAGCCTGACAACAGACCTTTACATAGGTTTTTTGAAAAATTGTTGATTGATGAGAATTTGAAATTGTTGGAAATAGAGCCTGTTCATAATAATAAATATTACGATAAAATTGAAAATCCGAGTAAGTTAATGGCATATGAAGATTTGAATGAAGATTTGGATTTAGATTGGTAGTAGCAAGACAGAAAATAGAAATTAATTTAATAATTCAAAGAAAGGAGATTTATGAAAAATAAAAAATTATTTATATTTATTATTGTAAATTTGATTATTGCAATATCCTGTTTTGGAAAATATAATGAAGATAGTTTAAAGAAAGATGCTTCTTTGTTGGAAGAAGTTATTTCTAAATGCAAAGTCGGGATAATGAAAAAGAATGACAGTAATTGTATTCTTGCACGAAAAATTCAGCAAGATTTGGCAAAAGAGGGTTGGGAGAAAAATAAGAAAATAATAATAGATAAATTAATTGAAAGCGGAAAAAATTTGGAAGAAAGAAAATATGAAACAATGTTTGATTTATGGTCACCCGAGTTGCTTTACAATGCTGCTGAAAATGCGGGAGTAGGAGTGGAAGAATTTAAAAAAGGCATAATAGATTATATGAATGGAAACGCTCCTAAAAAAGCAAAAGTTACAAGAGATTTTAATTCGGCAAAACCGGGAAGAACCACTAAAGGAAGAACTTATGTAAGAATTCCGGTAGTTTTTGATAATGAAGTTGACGGACAACATATAATAACAAGAAGAGAAACATTGGCTTTTGAAGATAAAGGAAAGTGGTATGCAATTAATTTAGACAGAGTTTCGCTTCCTGTTATAAAACAGACTTATCCTGATTAAAAATGAAATTGTATTATTGTATTAAAGAAAGGAAAAATTAAAATGAATAAAAAAATATACGAAGCAGTAAACTGGAACACACCTGAAAATGATTATGTAGAAATGTTTTGGGAGCAGAATTTAAAACAATTCTGGATAGATACTGAATATATTCCGTCAAAGGATATAGACAGCTGGCATTCATTGGAGCCTGAAATGAAATTGGCTTATTTGCAGGTGTTGGGAGGGTTGACATTGCTTGATACTTTACAGAGCCACACAGGAATGCCTAAAATTATAGATCATATTGAATCATTACAATGCCGTTCGGTATTGTCCTATATGTGTATGATGGAAACTATCCACGCAAAATCTTATTCTACAATATTTACGACAGTTGCATCTACGAGAGAAATAAACGAAACGTTTAACTGGGTTCAGGAAAATGAGCATTTGCAATATAAAGCAAATAAAATCGACTATTATTATCAGAAAATGAATAATCCGAAAGCTACAAAAAGAGAGATTTACATGGCTTTGTGTGCTTCGGTTTATTTGGAAACATATTTATTTTACAGCGGATTTTTCTTGCCTTTATGGCTTGCAGGACAGGGAGAAATGGTCGCAAGTTGTGATATAATAAAGAAAATAATAGCCGATGAATCTATTCACGGAGTGTTTGTGGGACTTCTTTCGCAGGAAATATACGCTACATTCAGTGAAGAAGAAAAAGAAAGTGTCAGAAAAGAATTAAAAGAATTAATGTATGATTTATATGAAAATGAAGCGAGATATACTGATGAAGTATACGGAGATATAGGACTTACTGCCGATGTTAAAGAATATATAAGATATAACGCAAATAAGGCATTGATGAACTTGGGATTTGAAGAGGAATTTGAAGTGAAAGATGTAAATCCTATTGTATTGAACGGATTAAATGTGGAAACGACACAACATGATTTCTTCTCGAAAAAATCTACAAATTATGAAAAAGCATTGGAAGTAGTTCATTTGAATGACGAAGATTTTGAATTTAAAAAGGAAGAAATAGATTTGGATATTTAATATAATTTTGATATAATAAAACTAATATATGTTCTGAATTTATCAGAAAGTGTATTAGTTTTTTATATAAAATAGAAGATTTCAGGAGGAAAAAATATGAAGTTAAAAAATTTATTGCTTGTAGTTTCATTAATAGCGGGATTGATAATGTCATGTGGAGGGAAAAAAGAGGATAAACAAGAGAAAAGCAGTCAGAAATATAATGAATATGTGGAATTTTTCAATGATATAAAAATGGGTAAATTTGATAAATTTTACGATATTTATATGGAAAAATTTTCAGACGATAATGCCGATTTTAAAATACCTGATGAAAACAGTATTAAAGAAATTGTCGGGTTAGGTGAGAATGTGGCTTATTTTGAAAAAAGATTAGAGGAAATGGAAAAATCACTCAACAAAAAACCCGAATTTGAAGTAGATAAAGATTTAAAGGAGTTTTTGGGAGCGATTAAAGCCAAAAAGGAAGTAATGTCTGAAATGATAAATTATTATAAAAACGGAGAGTATAAAAAAGATAATTTTGAAAAAGGAAAGCAGCTTCATTTAAAATATGTTGATATAAATAAAAAGGCTATGGGAAAATACATCCCTTATACAGAAAACATGAAAAAATTAATGGCGAAAAATAGGGAAGAAAGATTAAAAGATTTAAAGACTAAGGGCTTAAAAGCAAAATATTATATGGTGAAATTCATTGATGATACAGATAAATTTTCTAATAAATTATATGAATCGGAAGAAGGAGAATTTGCTGAAGAAGATGTGAAAGAATTAAAGGAGTTAAGCCAAAATTTAAGAAAAACATATGAAGAATGGGTAAAAGTAGACGCTAAAAATATAACAGAAGAAAGATATGATTTGGGTGAATATAATAAATTGAGAGGAAATGCAGGGATGATAACTGATTCGGCAGATAACATAATCAAAAAAATAGAAGCAAAATCAGATGATTTATACAAATTATCTGAAAATTTTTCAAACGGACATCAAAAATTGATTATTGATTACAATAAAATGATCAAGGCAGTAAAATGAAAATAATAATATCTCCGAGTAAAACAAAGAAAATATCTAATTTAAAGGGAATAGAGATATATGAAGAACCTTATTTTCCGGAAATCACTCATAAAATTGTAAAAGAACTCGAAAAAATATCTGTATCAGAAATAGAGAAAAAGTTTAAACTGAAAAAAGAACAGGCTGAGAAATTGTCGAAATTTTATAAAACGTTTGAAACACAGGATTACGGACATGCTTTGGGCACATATACAGGGATAGCCTTTAAATCAATAGATACAAACAGTTTTAATAAAAAAGATTTGGAATTTGCACAGGAACATTTACTTATTTTATCCGCATTATACGGGGTGCTTACTCCTTTTACAAAGCTGAAAGAATACAGGCTTGATATGACAAATTCCGTATTTAAAGAAAAGTCTTTATACGAAGTATGGAAAAAAGATATAAACGATTATTTTAAAGATGAGAAATGTATAATAAATCTGGCTTCTAAAGAATATTCCAAAGTGATTGGGGCAGAAAATTTATATGATTTTGAGTTTTATGACAGAAAAGACGGTAAACTTAAACAGATAAGCACAAACTCCAAGAAAATGAGAGGATTTACAGTAAATTATATTGTAAAAAACAGGATAACAAATGTTCGGGATTTGAAAAATATATCTTTGAACGGGTATGAATATAATGAAGAGATATCTAATGAAAAGAAATATGTATATGTGAAATAAGTTTAGTAGAAACGTGAGGATATTGAGTCCTCACGATTTTTATAACTTTTATTTTTTAGTAATTTTACCTTCGGAAGAAATTTCAAGTCCGTTTCCTTCAGGAAAATCCTGTTTGCTAAGAGAAATTATTTTTTTTATAGCTTCGTTATTTTTATCAACAAAAGGACCTTTTACGCCTTTATACTGTTTTGTAGGAATGATTTCTCCGCTTAAAAAATTTCCTTTATTATCAACAGTTATTTTAAAAATAGGCGAAATACCGCTCGGTCCGCTTAAATTAAACTTTCCGTAAGTGGCAAAGTTTCCTCCACTGTAAGAAATGAATTTATTTTTATATAGTTCAACAGCACGGGTAACGTGAGGTCCCTGTCCGAATATAATATCCGCTCCCGAATCTACTGCCATTCTTGCAAATTTGAATACATTTCCTCTGTCTTCTCCGTAAAAAATCTCATTTTTTCTCGGAATGTTCTGATGTCCGTTTCCTTCAGCTCCTCCATGAAACATAACAATAAGTATATCCGATTTTTCTTTTGTAGACTTTATAAGTTTTGAAGCATACTCGTAGTCATTTATACTTACAGTTCTGTTGTTAGGAGCAAAAGACACAAATCCGTATTTTATTCCGTCTTTTTCCAATGAAGCAAATTCTGCTTGTTCTTTGATTCCTGAATATTTTATGCCGAGATTTTCAAGATTTTTCATAGTCTGATTTATTCCTTCGGAGCCGAAGTCATTACTGTGATTGTTTGCAATACTCAGATAATCAAAGCCTGCATTTTTTAAATATTCCCCGTATTTTGAAGGAGTTCTGAATACATAGCAGACACTCGGATCTGAACAGCCTTTAGGGCTTCCTCCCTTATCAAAAAGAGTACCTTCAAGGTTTCCCACTGTAATATCCGCATTTTCCAATATTTTTCGGGTATTCTCCAGAATGTCGGCATCATTTTCAGGAAGAAGCGAAGGGCTTGGATAATTACTTCCGAGCATTATATCTCC belongs to Pseudoleptotrichia goodfellowii and includes:
- the nrdE gene encoding class 1b ribonucleoside-diphosphate reductase subunit alpha is translated as MNKAKKWIYLNNEIMVKENGEFQLNKDKEAVYSYFVDYVNKNTVFFHNLKEKMDYLIENDYYINFYDMYKFEEIKQVFELVYNKKFRFASFMSASKFYQSYALRDDSGEKFLERYEDRIAIVSLYLAQGDLSKALEYVEMLINQEYQPATPTFLNSGKKRSGELVSCFLDEMGDNLSGIGYAFDSAMKLSSIGGGVSINLSKIRARGESIKGVEGRASGVLPIMKIMEDIFSYANQLGQRAGAGAVYLNVFHSDINEFLDCKKINVDEKIRIKSLSIGVIVPDKFMELAKEDEICYTFNPHTVFLEYGQYLDEMDMNEMYEKLVDNPNVKKKKINARELLIKISQTQKESGYPYLFFKDNANKEHALKEIGNVKFSNLCTEIMQLSEVSDINPYFEEDTIRRGISCNLGSLNIVTVMENNRIREATRAAIDSLTTVSDLTNIDIVPSIKKANEELHSVGLGAMNLHGFLAKNFIMYESKEALDFCNVFFMMMNYYSLERSMEIARERGEVFKDFDKSEYANGNYFNKYIEKSYFPQTEKIKELFDGIYVPTKEDWARLKEDVMKYGVYNAYRMAIAPNQSTSYIMNSTASVMPIVDTIEVREYGDSTTFYPMPYLTNDNYFFYKSAYDMDQKNILKLVSVIQRHVDQGISTILFNKSTDTTRDLAKLYIYGHRLGLKSLYYTRTRKATIEECLSCSV
- a CDS encoding homocysteine S-methyltransferase family protein; this encodes MPDNIKYKNSFYQLKKDLESKIVLLDGAMGTMVLNSDSFKEKKYDRCIDYLVLTKPEMIKSIHKMYLKAGSDIIETNTFGALDITLKDYGLENSAFEINKSAALLVKKAIEEYRKENPDEKRNLYVAGASGPSNKSLSSGNITFEELAHAYYVSVSGLLAGNVDIILLETILDTESLKAAYLGIQKAMKEYYYVPLMLSFTLKNTGTTFAGQTIHEIYNTACSMNPLSIGFNCAVGGEFFGKFIKTLNNISNVYTSFYPNAGLPDKNGKYGKTPDILASEIEFLFKNSCLNIVGGCCGTTPEHIKQIKEKSIKYLPRTVKNI
- a CDS encoding thioredoxin domain-containing protein, whose translation is MRKLIKFEKEDCNPCAMVSDLLDKSGVEYEKVNPFNNPELAMKYKVRTVPTTILIESDQEVKRTIGFNPEELREIITMI
- the nrdF gene encoding class 1b ribonucleoside-diphosphate reductase subunit beta; translated protein: MNKKIYEAVNWNTPENDYVEMFWEQNLKQFWIDTEYIPSKDIDSWHSLEPEMKLAYLQVLGGLTLLDTLQSHTGMPKIIDHIESLQCRSVLSYMCMMETIHAKSYSTIFTTVASTREINETFNWVQENEHLQYKANKIDYYYQKMNNPKATKREIYMALCASVYLETYLFYSGFFLPLWLAGQGEMVASCDIIKKIIADESIHGVFVGLLSQEIYATFSEEEKESVRKELKELMYDLYENEARYTDEVYGDIGLTADVKEYIRYNANKALMNLGFEEEFEVKDVNPIVLNGLNVETTQHDFFSKKSTNYEKALEVVHLNDEDFEFKKEEIDLDI
- a CDS encoding CapA family protein is translated as MIKRKIIFSILLVTLFYSCGKNSDNVSETKNEKIVESKIQKDNEKKEIAKETVTVIGVGDIMLGSNYPSPSLLPENDADILENTRKILENADITVGNLEGTLFDKGGSPKGCSDPSVCYVFRTPSKYGEYLKNAGFDYLSIANNHSNDFGSEGINQTMKNLENLGIKYSGIKEQAEFASLEKDGIKYGFVSFAPNNRTVSINDYEYASKLIKSTKEKSDILIVMFHGGAEGNGHQNIPRKNEIFYGEDRGNVFKFARMAVDSGADIIFGQGPHVTRAVELYKNKFISYSGGNFATYGKFNLSGPSGISPIFKITVDNKGNFLSGEIIPTKQYKGVKGPFVDKNNEAIKKIISLSKQDFPEGNGLEISSEGKITKK
- a CDS encoding Fic family protein, whose translation is MLFIEDNTYKQITETKDKYKKQQYWKIAVGLNQVDDLKPSETLKKLAYENINNIKTYIEVEDELYKHYNKLEKINKSEYECDIVSLKIVKLLDDTSFTLTVNTLKNIHKELFENVINEKFCGEFRKYNIQKFEDILNGDSAIYGNFQTIEKDLFDIFDLLNKRKFDINNIKDIMDLSINCITDIWNIHPFVEGNTRTATIFTLKLLKYLGVENISNDLFKENSKYFRDCLVLSNYSELNRYGEFVKPDNRPLHRFFEKLLIDENLKLLEIEPVHNNKYYDKIENPSKLMAYEDLNEDLDLDW
- a CDS encoding YaaA family protein, with the protein product MKIIISPSKTKKISNLKGIEIYEEPYFPEITHKIVKELEKISVSEIEKKFKLKKEQAEKLSKFYKTFETQDYGHALGTYTGIAFKSIDTNSFNKKDLEFAQEHLLILSALYGVLTPFTKLKEYRLDMTNSVFKEKSLYEVWKKDINDYFKDEKCIINLASKEYSKVIGAENLYDFEFYDRKDGKLKQISTNSKKMRGFTVNYIVKNRITNVRDLKNISLNGYEYNEEISNEKKYVYVK
- the nrdI gene encoding class Ib ribonucleoside-diphosphate reductase assembly flavoprotein NrdI gives rise to the protein MFIYYDSKTGNVQRFVDKIKKERPEWNYVKISEDIDIENEGHLLTFTTKFGEVPEKTEKFMTRNNNKDYIKSVSSSGNMNWGTLFALAADKISEKYNIPVLMKFELSGTHPQVEYLINYIEKND
- a CDS encoding DUF3829 domain-containing protein; this translates as MKLKNLLLVVSLIAGLIMSCGGKKEDKQEKSSQKYNEYVEFFNDIKMGKFDKFYDIYMEKFSDDNADFKIPDENSIKEIVGLGENVAYFEKRLEEMEKSLNKKPEFEVDKDLKEFLGAIKAKKEVMSEMINYYKNGEYKKDNFEKGKQLHLKYVDINKKAMGKYIPYTENMKKLMAKNREERLKDLKTKGLKAKYYMVKFIDDTDKFSNKLYESEEGEFAEEDVKELKELSQNLRKTYEEWVKVDAKNITEERYDLGEYNKLRGNAGMITDSADNIIKKIEAKSDDLYKLSENFSNGHQKLIIDYNKMIKAVK